The Coregonus clupeaformis isolate EN_2021a chromosome 18, ASM2061545v1, whole genome shotgun sequence genome has a segment encoding these proteins:
- the LOC121587224 gene encoding prostaglandin reductase 1, translating to MVVSKAWTLRQHFQGFPKASDFHLREETLPQPRNGQVLLEAVFLSVDPYMRPYSQTKMKEGDVMIGSQVAKVIQSCNPSFPVGCHVVSDCGWRSHWVCDVAELTPVLPDWPQDIPLSLALGAIGMPGLTALYGLEEVCEIKEGETLLVNAAAGAVGSVVGQIAKIKGCTVVGCAGTDTKLSYLKELGFDQVFNYKTVTSLENSLREAAPHGYDCYFENVGGKFSSVVMPQMREYGRIAVCGSISMYNDTTPQTGPYVHSHMIFKQLRMEGFLCGRWKHKHQQSLRRLMAWMTEGKLRCNEHITSGFNNMPAAFMGMLQGDNIGKAVVKV from the exons ATGGTTGTGTCCAAGGCCTGGACGTTACGACAGCACTTCCAGGGTTTCCCCAAGGCTAGTGACTTCCATCTGAGGGAGGAGACGCTGCCACAGCCCAGGAATGGACAG GTGCTGTTGGAGGCTGTGTTCCTTAGTGTGGACCCCTACATGAGACCCTACAGCCAGACGAAGATGAAGGAGGGAGACGTGATGATTGGGTCACAAGTTGCCAA ggtGATCCAGAGCTGTAACCCCAGCTTCCCGGTGGGCTGCCATGTGGTCAGTGATTGTGGATGGAGGAGTCACTGGGTGTGTGATGTGGCAGAGCTGACCCCTGTGCTGCCCGACTGGCCCCAGGATATCCCCCTCTCCCTGGCCCTGGGGGCCATCGGCATGCCTGG tctgacagctctgtatggactagaggaggtgtgtGAGATAAAGGAGGGGGAGACTCTTCTGGTGAACGCTGCAGCAGGGGCCGTGGGCTCAGTGGTGGGACAGATCGCCAAGATCAAG ggctGTACAGTGGTGGGCTGTGCGGGGACAGATACCAAGCTGTCCTATCTAAAGGAGCTGGGTTTTGACCAGGTCTTCAACTACAAGACTGTCACCTCTCTGGAGAACTCACTCAGGGAGGCCGCGCCACACGGATACGACTGCTACTTTGAGAAC gttGGTGGGAAGTTCTCCAGTGTAGTGATGCCTCAGATGAGAGAGTATGGCAGAATAGCTGTGTGTGGAAGCATCTCAATGTACAACGACaccacaccacagacag GGCCGTATGTCCACTCCCATATGATCTTCAAGCAGCTGAGGATGGAGGGCTTCCTGTGTGGTCGCTGGAAACACAAACACCAGCAGTCACTGAGGAGGCTGATGGCCTGGATGACTGAG GGCAAGCTGCGATGCAATGAACACATCACCAGTGGTTTCAACAACATGCCTGCTGCCTTCATGGGCATGCTACAGGGAGACAACATCGGCAAGGCTGTGGTCAAGGTGTGA